From the genome of Devriesea agamarum, one region includes:
- a CDS encoding exo-alpha-sialidase has product MPEHPADNAPTLIRDVAGDSRSIQAALSDIRDLAENRSGTLLLQISSRIDGPVLVAEGENGELTLAINGGRLSGTVRHSDEHRLLDAEDARGLDDGVTHTLGLTVDHTGTHVIVDGYEAFSATTTAWFADIALTSLRIDPEGIMEPSRLMIWDAPLSPRATVAQCPPVKSFVEFAASALSNRDARRCGKLDDGALRALFRTRGRGQGGTIIAARGIRGMLELAIDNGSLTYRAYQDGEQIADVYAGGQWDDGQWHDVVLVSGRGAVDLYVDGYQVAHVSGTAFFADLGEVERVVVGIDLTGSRLFGEAQTAMIYDLYLSDHQVKRLAGVEPLPTRALFDTGYQSSRSYRIPSLITLDSGVILAGADKRVSIPNDSPNDIDFVMRRSLDGGQTWDEARTLITYPGSGALGSSVIDSVLVQDRKSGRVLVLIDHFPGGIGQPNSSLGTGFADDGRRILHDRAGHAFLLDTDGTVCDADGNPTTYRVDAQGNVTRDGAAAGNIHLAPGVDPNETLLAVPTAYLQMIVSDDDGQTWSDPIDLTSQVKEPWMRFFGTSPGNGIQLQRGEHAGRILVPVYYNHEEGITFSCAAIFSDDGGHTWTRGASPNDGRLLDGVEISSRDLSDDRGSLHESVLVEGSDGEVHVYMRNQHPSGRVAHAVSRDGGQTWGPVDFIDQLTEIFSQPNAVRVTDDAGREAVVFANASKMLPFRGCGVLRLSYDDGQTWPHNRVFNPRHYVYQCMTQLPNGDLALLWERECQGLFLTILPLTWLTQSRSTCS; this is encoded by the coding sequence ATGCCCGAGCACCCCGCGGACAACGCACCGACCCTCATACGAGATGTCGCCGGGGACTCACGTTCCATTCAGGCCGCCCTCAGCGATATCCGCGATCTCGCTGAGAACCGCTCCGGCACCCTCCTACTTCAGATCTCCTCTCGAATCGACGGCCCTGTCCTCGTCGCCGAGGGCGAGAACGGCGAACTCACCCTGGCTATCAACGGCGGACGCCTATCCGGCACCGTCCGACACAGCGATGAACACCGCCTCCTGGATGCTGAAGACGCCCGTGGCCTCGACGACGGAGTCACCCACACCCTCGGCCTCACCGTGGACCACACCGGCACCCACGTCATCGTCGACGGCTACGAAGCGTTCTCGGCCACCACCACCGCCTGGTTCGCAGACATCGCACTGACCTCACTGCGCATCGACCCCGAGGGCATTATGGAGCCCTCCCGCCTAATGATCTGGGACGCGCCCCTCTCCCCTCGCGCCACCGTGGCCCAGTGCCCCCCGGTCAAATCATTCGTCGAGTTCGCAGCCTCCGCACTATCGAACCGCGACGCCCGACGATGCGGCAAGCTCGATGACGGCGCGCTACGGGCACTCTTCCGCACCCGCGGACGCGGCCAGGGCGGCACCATCATCGCAGCGCGCGGAATCCGCGGAATGCTGGAACTTGCCATCGACAACGGTTCGCTGACATACCGCGCCTACCAGGACGGTGAACAGATCGCCGACGTCTACGCCGGAGGCCAGTGGGACGATGGCCAGTGGCACGACGTCGTACTGGTTAGCGGACGCGGCGCCGTCGACCTCTACGTCGACGGATACCAAGTGGCGCATGTCAGCGGCACCGCATTCTTCGCCGACCTCGGAGAGGTTGAGCGGGTTGTGGTGGGCATCGACCTCACCGGAAGCCGCCTCTTCGGCGAAGCGCAGACCGCCATGATCTACGACCTCTATCTCAGCGACCACCAGGTTAAACGCCTCGCCGGGGTAGAGCCTCTGCCCACCCGCGCGCTTTTTGACACGGGATATCAGAGCTCGCGTAGCTACCGGATCCCCTCACTGATCACCCTTGATTCCGGGGTTATCCTCGCCGGAGCCGACAAACGAGTGAGCATCCCCAACGACAGCCCCAACGACATCGACTTTGTCATGCGTCGCAGCCTGGACGGCGGGCAGACCTGGGATGAGGCCCGTACTCTGATTACCTATCCGGGCAGCGGAGCTCTCGGATCCTCCGTGATCGACTCCGTGTTGGTTCAAGACCGCAAAAGTGGGCGAGTTCTGGTTCTGATCGATCATTTCCCCGGTGGTATCGGCCAGCCCAATAGCAGTCTCGGCACCGGATTTGCGGATGATGGTCGGCGTATCCTGCACGACCGAGCGGGCCACGCCTTCCTCCTCGACACCGACGGCACTGTCTGCGATGCCGACGGCAACCCGACCACCTACCGAGTCGATGCCCAGGGCAATGTGACCCGGGACGGGGCTGCGGCCGGCAATATCCACCTGGCACCGGGCGTGGACCCGAACGAAACCCTGCTCGCCGTACCTACCGCATACCTGCAGATGATCGTCAGCGACGATGACGGTCAGACGTGGAGTGACCCCATTGACCTCACCTCCCAGGTCAAAGAACCGTGGATGCGGTTCTTCGGAACGTCCCCGGGTAACGGTATTCAGCTGCAGCGCGGTGAGCATGCGGGCAGGATCCTGGTGCCGGTCTACTACAACCACGAAGAGGGCATCACGTTCTCCTGCGCCGCGATCTTCAGCGATGACGGCGGCCACACCTGGACGCGGGGCGCCTCCCCGAATGATGGGCGTCTGCTTGACGGCGTGGAGATTTCTTCGCGAGATCTGAGCGATGACCGCGGCTCACTGCACGAATCGGTGCTCGTGGAGGGCAGCGACGGTGAGGTCCACGTGTATATGCGCAACCAGCATCCGTCGGGTCGGGTGGCGCATGCGGTCAGCCGTGACGGTGGCCAGACCTGGGGGCCGGTCGATTTCATTGACCAGCTCACGGAAATTTTTTCGCAGCCCAACGCCGTCCGGGTGACTGATGATGCGGGCCGTGAGGCCGTTGTGTTCGCGAATGCATCGAAGATGCTGCCATTCCGCGGTTGCGGTGTGCTTCGCCTGTCCTACGACGATGGTCAGACGTGGCCGCATAACCGGGTCTTTAACCCGCGTCACTACGTCTACCAGTGCATGACCCAGCTCCCTAACGGCGATCTGGCGCTGTTGTGGGAGCGGGAATGTCAGGGGCTGTTTCTGACGATTTTGCCACTGACCTGGCTCACCCAGTCGCGCAGCACCTGTAGCTGA